One Carassius auratus strain Wakin chromosome 16, ASM336829v1, whole genome shotgun sequence genomic window carries:
- the syt11b gene encoding synaptotagmin-11b has product MAEITEIGAAYDMSPVLAGFIGAGVLVVAIIALIFVWTCCQKHYNRTNYKLHGIQSEQSDPLTDPPYRFIHMLKGMSIYPDTLTSSKRIIRVARQARSQTTDGAQSNKGRPVVLVDMDSAAESGLLGEKQMQMRLGESGHEVPKLERELPVHADYSCLDSSSASSSQTSSTTVSSTATPFTPAEEPSRGDLSIAIDYNFPKKALVVTILEARGLPAVEGHAGSADPYVKMTLLPEKKHRVKTRVLRKTLEPVFDETFTFYGVPYSSLSDLTLHFLVLSFDRFSRDDVIGEAMVPLAGVDPSTGQVHITQQITKRSMQCVSHGELLVSLSYQPVSHRLSVVVLKAKHLPTLDITGLSGNPYVKLNVFYGHKRIAKKKTHVKKCTLNPVFNESFIYDVPAELLPDISIEFLVMDFDRTTKNQALGRLVLGANSPCPSGAAHWQEVCQNPRRQISKWHTLNEY; this is encoded by the exons ATGGCTGAGATCACAGAAATAGGCGCGGCGTACG aTATGTCCCCAGTGCTGGCGGGGTTTATCGGTGCCGGTGTGTTGGTCGTTGCAATCATTGCATTAATCTTTGTGTGGACTTGCTGTCAGAAACATTACAACAGGACGAACTACAAGCTCCATGGAATCCAATCGGAACAAAGTGATCCCCTCACAGACCCACCGTACAGGTTTATTCACATGCTGAAAGGAATGAGCATCTACCCCGACACGCTTACCAGCAGCAAGAGGATCATACGAGTGGCACGCCAGGCCAGATCCCAGACCACCGACGGGGCTCAAAGCAACAAGGGCCGCCCAGTGGTGCTGGTAGATATGGATTCGGCAGCAGAAAGCGGCCTGCTGGGAGAGAAACAAATGCAAATGAGGCTTGGGGAAAGTGGCCATGAGGTTCCCAAGCTGGAGAGGGAACTTCCTGTGCATGCGGATTACTCCTGTCTGGACAGCAGCTCTGCCAGCAGCAGTCAGACCTCCAGTACTACAGTTTCCAGCACAGCTACACCCTTCACCCCTGCAGAAGAGCCCAGTCGAGGAGACCTCAGCATCGCAATCGATTATAACTTCCCTAAAAAGGCCTTGGTGGTCACCATTCTGGAGGCTCGGGGGTTACCGGCCGTAGAAGGCCATGCGGGCAGTGCCGACCCCTATGTGAAGATGACCCTTCTCCCCGAAAAGAAACATCGTGTTAAGACTCGGGTCCTGAGGAAGACTCTGGAACCTGTGTTTGATGAGACCTTCACATTTTATGGCGTGCCGTACAGCTCCCTGTCGGATCTCACTCTGCACTTCCTGGTGCTGAGCTTTGACCGATTCTCACGAGACGATGTGATCGGGGAGGCGATGGTTCCACTGGCAGGTGTGGACCCGAGTACAGGCCAAGTTCATATTACGCAACAGATCACAAAGAGAAGTATGCAG TGTGTGAGCCATGGAGAGCTGCTGGTCTCTCTTTCCTATCAACCTGTTTCTCACAGACTGAGTGTGGTGGTGTTAAAAGCAAAACACCTTCCGACACTGGACATCACTGGCCTATCTGGAA ATCCGTATGTGAAGTTGAATGTGTTCTACGGCCACAAGCGCATTGCGAAGAAGAAAACGCATGTGAAGAAATGCACACTCAATCCAGTCTTTAACGAATCCTTCATCTATGACGTGCCGGCTGAGTTGCTCCCAGACATCTCTATTGAGTTCCTGGTCATGGACTTTGACCGCACTACTAAAAACCAGGCCTTGGGACGCCTGGTACTCGGCGCAAACAGCCCCTGCCCCTCGGGAGCAGCCCACTGGCAGGAGGTCTGCCAAAACCCACGGCGCCAAATCTCAAAGTGGCACACGCTCAACGAATATTAG
- the LOC113116616 gene encoding mothers against decapentaplegic homolog 4-like, whose translation MSVNAPNSSDACLSIVHSLMCHRQGGENETFAKRAIESLVKKLKEKRDELDSLITAITTNGVHPSKCVTIQRTLDGRLQVAGRKGFPHVIYARLWRWPDLHKNELKHVKFCQYAFDLKYDNVCVNPYHYERVVSPGIVGFSLPNTGRLIKEEHIHDCIQMEGPSSMTLQRDHHPPDHYSPQPLRLMSPEPPQRTTSSVTLYPSLPLSPSSSASRLSMQAEHPEGLLQIASPAGRALTSSSPPSTPTHSHAPTHSQPSSQQPSVSQSEYSTSKHTQTQGTYHTTTWTGTSTASYTPAGPQQNGRSHQQTPSPHTSHFWSQHHTPASYPQPVSNHPGPEFWCSISYFEMDVQVGEMFKVLANCPVVTVDGYVDPSGGDRFCLGQLSNVHRTDASERARLHIGKGVQLECRGEGDVWMRCLSDHAVFVQSYYLDREAGRAPGDAVHKIYPGALIKVFDLRQCHRQMQQQAATAQAAAAAQAAAVAGNIPGPGSVGGIAPAISLSAAAGIGVDDLRRLCILRLSFVKGWGPDYPRQTIKQTPCWVEVHLHRALQLLDEVLHTMPLADPGPAN comes from the exons ATGTCTGTGAATGCGCCCAACAGCAGTGATGCATGTTTAAGCATCGTTCACAGCCTGATGTGCCACCGTCAGGGAGGAGAGAATGAGACCTTCGCCAAACGTGCCATCGAAAGCCTGGTGAAGAAACTCAAAGAAAAAAGAGACGAGCTCGACTCCCTCATCACTGCTATCACCACAAATGGAGTTCATCCAAGCAAGTGTGTCACCATACAAAGAACGCTGGACGGACGTTTACAG GTGGCTGGGCGGAAAGGTTTCCCTCATGTCATATACGCTCGTCTGTGGCGATGGCCGGACCTTCACAAGAATGAACTCAAGCATGTCAAGTTCTGTCAGTATGCATTCGATCTGAAGTACGATAACGTGTGTGTGAACCCCTACCACTATGAGCGCGTGGTGTCCCCTGGGATTG tTGGATTCAGTTTACCAAACACAG GCAGGCTGATAAAAGAAGAGCACATACATGACTGCATCCAGATGGAGGGTCCGTCGAGTATGACCTTACAGCGAGACCATCATCCTCCAGATCACTACAGCCCACAGCCGCTGAGACTGATGTCCCCAGAGCCGCCCCAGCGGACCACTTCCTCGGTCACTCTCTACCCCAGCCTGCCCCTCTCTCCATCCT CAAGTGCATCCAGGTTGTCAATGCAGGCGGAACATCCTGAGGGACTATTACAGATCGCATCCCCAGCGGGACGGGCCTTGACCTCCAGCTCTCCACCTTCCACCCCAACACACAGTCACGCACCCACACACAGCCAGCCTTCTTCCCAACAGCCCTCTGTTAGCCAAAGTGAATACAGCACCTCAAAGCACACGCAGACACAGGGAACTTACCACA cAACAACCTGGACAGGGACCAGCACAGCCTCCTATACTCCTGCTGGACCACAGCAGAATGGACGGAGTCATCAGCAAACCCCTTCCCCTCACACTAGCCACTTCT gGTCTCAGCATCACACACCAGCCTCATACCCTCAACCAGTTTCTAACCATCcag GCCCAGAGTTCTGGTGCTCAATCTCTTACTTCGAGATGGATGTGCAGGTCGGGGAGATGTTTAAAGTTCTGGCCAACTGTCCTGTGGTGACAGTGGATGGATATGTGGACCCCTCAGGTGGGGACCGCTTTTGTTTGGGTCAGCTCAGCAATGTTCACCGAACTGATGCCAGCGAGAGGGCACG GCTTCACATTGGTAAAGGTGTTCAGCTGGAGTGCCGTGGAGAGGGGGACGTGTGGATGCGTTGCCTAAGTGACCATGCTGTATTCGTGCAAAGTTACTACCTGGACAGAGAGGCAGGGAGAGCACCAGGGGATGCTGTTCACAAGATCTACCCAGGAGCCCTCATTAAG GTGTTTGATCTTCGTCAGTGTCACAGGCAGATGCAGCAGCAAGCAGCGACTGCGCAGGCAGCAGCGGCTGCACAGGCTGCAGCAGTGGCTGGGAACATCCCGGGGCCTGGCAGTGTTGGAGGAATCGCTCCAGCCATCA GTCTGTCGGCGGCTGCTGGAATAGGTGTTGATGACCTGAGACGTTTGTGTATCCTGCGGCTGAGTTTTGTAAAAGGCTGGGGACCCGACTACCCTCGACAGACCATCAAACAGACACCGTGCTGGGTGGAAGTTCATCTACACCGTGCCCTGCAGCTGTTGGACGAGGTCCTGCACACCATGCCCCTCGCTGACCCCGGACCTGCCAACTGA
- the LOC113116862 gene encoding chromatin target of PRMT1 protein-like isoform X1 → MNPQDSQKIILNSTCTVSLHDRFTGLLKHQSADVMDITAAVNQQTAASLKNQCLALEMANRPSVLAALHNTSNINNQLCRVSVKARLGCPMGRGGMMELRGQKRGRGGSGRRGLVKGFSTRRISSLGDQKGWSQLQHGGIVNWTGPVRNRGGGAIIKTEGNAERQVPHPGTAQGAGRFTSVSRAHSRCSRARFSSPQIASREQLDKQLDEYMSMTKSHMDAELDAYMAEVDLGDSV, encoded by the exons ATGAATCCTCAGGATTCCCAAAAGATCATCCTGAACAGCACATGCACCGTCTCTCTGCATGACCG CTTCACCGGTTTGCTGAAGCATCAGTCGGCAGATGTGATGGACATCACAGCCGCAGTGAACCAGCAGACTGCAGCCTCTCTGAAGAACCAGTGTCTGGCTCTGGAGATGGCCAACAGACCTTCTGTGCTGGCCGCCCTTCATAACACATCT AATATAAATAATCAACTGTGCAGAGTGAGCGTGAAGGCGAGACTAGGCTGTCCCATGGGGAGAGGGGGCATGATGGAATTGCGGGGGCAAAAGAGGGGAAGAGGGGGCAGTGGCAGAAGAGGACTGGTCAAAGGATTTTCTACAAGGAGAA TCTCCTCTCTAGGTGATCAGAAGGGGTGGAGCCAGCTACAGCATGGAGGAATTGTGAATTGGACTGGACCAGTGAGAAACAGAGGGGGAGGAGCCATTATAAAGACAG AAGGAAATGCAGAGCGGCAGGTGCCACATCCAGGAACAGCACAAG GGGCCGGCCGTTTTACGTCTGTCAGTAGGGCACATTCAAGGTGCAGCCGAGCCAGATTCAGCAGCCCCCAGATTGCTTCTCGGGAGCAGTTGGATAAACAACTGGATGAGTACATGTCCATGACCAAGAGTCATATGGATGCAGAGCTGGATGCATATATGGCTGAGGTGGATTTGGGTGACAGTGTGTGA
- the LOC113116862 gene encoding chromatin target of PRMT1 protein-like isoform X2, whose translation MNPQDSQKIILNSTCTVSLHDRFTGLLKHQSADVMDITAAVNQQTAASLKNQCLALEMANRPSVLAALHNTSNINNQLCRVSVKARLGCPMGRGGMMELRGQKRGRGGSGRRGLVKGFSTRRSDQKGWSQLQHGGIVNWTGPVRNRGGGAIIKTEGNAERQVPHPGTAQGAGRFTSVSRAHSRCSRARFSSPQIASREQLDKQLDEYMSMTKSHMDAELDAYMAEVDLGDSV comes from the exons ATGAATCCTCAGGATTCCCAAAAGATCATCCTGAACAGCACATGCACCGTCTCTCTGCATGACCG CTTCACCGGTTTGCTGAAGCATCAGTCGGCAGATGTGATGGACATCACAGCCGCAGTGAACCAGCAGACTGCAGCCTCTCTGAAGAACCAGTGTCTGGCTCTGGAGATGGCCAACAGACCTTCTGTGCTGGCCGCCCTTCATAACACATCT AATATAAATAATCAACTGTGCAGAGTGAGCGTGAAGGCGAGACTAGGCTGTCCCATGGGGAGAGGGGGCATGATGGAATTGCGGGGGCAAAAGAGGGGAAGAGGGGGCAGTGGCAGAAGAGGACTGGTCAAAGGATTTTCTACAAGGAGAA GTGATCAGAAGGGGTGGAGCCAGCTACAGCATGGAGGAATTGTGAATTGGACTGGACCAGTGAGAAACAGAGGGGGAGGAGCCATTATAAAGACAG AAGGAAATGCAGAGCGGCAGGTGCCACATCCAGGAACAGCACAAG GGGCCGGCCGTTTTACGTCTGTCAGTAGGGCACATTCAAGGTGCAGCCGAGCCAGATTCAGCAGCCCCCAGATTGCTTCTCGGGAGCAGTTGGATAAACAACTGGATGAGTACATGTCCATGACCAAGAGTCATATGGATGCAGAGCTGGATGCATATATGGCTGAGGTGGATTTGGGTGACAGTGTGTGA